Proteins encoded together in one Antennarius striatus isolate MH-2024 chromosome 13, ASM4005453v1, whole genome shotgun sequence window:
- the sytl2a gene encoding synaptotagmin-like protein 2 isoform X1 — MIDLSFLTEEEQESILVVLNRDAELKNTEEQRVRNLQQTVSDRDRLRYMTGEWFYETKQLRHQDRIHGSDIIRASMKHTHKPQGIVELSQIGPEKSGFISSEAHGVFVPAVLCGVLQKNQVNTEMYQKQNLYEMPQDMCTPHLLSPSKQRKNPFNIEISVTPTEDRTFLVGAADQSQTNSQGESYNIDVSEHWCLGILNPAVSALVSPEKDSGKPVHLETNPEEGCFLTASDWPAGHSLHQLPEQNTLIPVKASLDTKASTDGSSKGSYHTVSRKPEQRLVDISTRQKDKPIEQSPEGIKQKETQNCLDLSQEDAATNEHKPASVNQELMMFEMMLIRKLQLQRLQNITFKEAMTPVDADTQEETDGRGVPETLSSRRAILETDNSGPKILFTLEGTSTKCVNETGFESSYDPQINSDLDYINDLHQMVMTATADTSKESNVPQTDQSLVMYEEDGTYRADPVIIYDETDDCLMESMEVVQKSVSPVSLAALFNTQKRHWNTPVLLPVPVYSPQDNRPARIHELKNFNENKHTEPKATDTKIKETSICSAFTKKMTAPQSDVRSTLESKDKSEPVVPTSQQENQSNVVLKSLQAFVTQSPDRMRMSCATFGDAQSAHYQVKADSEALEMMLSSNESHIPRLEDLDNEIRRSPSKTCHPRVLPRESSCQKTSRLEGSLLKAFPIDIEPQVNVTEEPQAKLIPVQREMRSFFKEAKLTETTPCTINRSCLLPSDSVNNGTCVCGMNCSNPALSVQSIKPPEKMARSYGPQDLQHDLGSHGWGYIPAGHQEQAVAAESDLVCGPHNILREFVESQSNRFIEQNVPRFCSSAAQNKGVTCSQDTSNKALSLLHHSSNSVTFSTSEQKKTSLSVPVLQQFETDSDRNFETSLGFRRNTGSSVSNISVSSGMASMSSVGPNEDSTWTGSRDSGSISSIYPADCGDPEVQGSIQFAMNYIQKHAEFHIFVVNCRNLLLADTKKNHSDPYVKCYLLPDKTKLGKRKTTVKKKTVNPTYNEIIRFKIMMEDLKIQTLNMSVWHNDPFRRNCFLGEVDVDMSEWDFSNTLINEYALKARVSGQTPSSTRLTDSRGQMSLALRFLLQTSHNKSHRETGEVQIWIKDCKNLPPVRGVLIDPFVKCIILPDKSRKNRQKTRVVKRTANPMFNHTMVYDGFRPEDLREACVEITVWDHDRVNHHYIGGLRIGPGTGRSYGMDVLWMDSTTDEANLWQKMFQCAGEWVEGVLPLRMLLMAKFMTD; from the exons ATGATCGACTTGAGTTTCCTGacagaagaggagcaggagagcatCCTGGTGGTTCTGAACAGAGACGCTGAGCTAAAGAACACTGAAGAGCAGCGTGTCCG GAATCTACAACAAACTGTCAGTGACAGAGACCGGCTGAGGTACATGACTGGAGAATGGTTCTATGAGACCAAGCAGCTTCGCCATCAGGATCGTATCCACGGTTCTGACATCATCAGGGcctccatgaaacacacacacaaacctcagggTATTG TGGAACTCTCTCAGATAGGGCCTGAGAAATCTGGTTTTATCAGCAGTGAAGCTCATGGAGTGTTTGTTCCAGCTGTCCTCTGTGGAGTCCTTCAGAAGAACCAAGTCAACACTGAAAT GTATCAAAAGCAGAACCTTTATGAAATGCCACAAGATATGTGTACACCACATTTACTGTCACCTTCAAAG caaaggaAAAACCCATTCAACATTGAGATCAGTGTGACTCCTACAGAGGACAGAACATTTCTGGTTGGAGCAGCGGATCAAAGCCAGACAAACAGCCAGGGAGAGTCTTACAACATTG ATGTCTCTGAGCACTGGTGTTTAGGAATCTTAAACCCTGCGGTGTCTGCACTTGTCTCTCCCGAGAAGGACTCAGGTAAGCCTGTTCACTTAGAGACAAATCCTGAAGAAGGCTGTTTTTTGACAGCCTCAGATTGGCCAGCTGGACACAGTCTTCATCAGCTGCCGGAACAAAACACTCTCATTCCTGTTAAAGCCAGTTTAGACACCAAGGCATCAACTGATGGCAGCTCAAAGGGTTCATATCATACTGTTTCACGAAAACCCGAACAAAGACTGGTTGACATTTCAACTAGACAGAAGGATAAACCCATAGAACAGAGTCCAGAGGGAATTAagcagaaagaaacacaaaactgCCTGGATCTCTCCCAAGAAGATGCAGCTACAAATGAGCACAAACCTGCAAGTGTCAATCAAGAACTTATGATGTTTGAGATGATGCTGATAAGAAAATTACAACTTCAAAGATTGCAAAACATAACTTTTAAAGAAGCAATGACCCCAGTTGATGCAGACACACAAGAGGAAACAGATGGAAGGGGTGTTCCAGAGACATTGTCCAGTAGGAGAGCTATCTTAGAGACAGACAACAGTGGTCCCAAAATATTATTTACCTTGGAAGGGACAAGCACCAAATGCGTCAATGAGACAGGATTTGAATCCTCATATGACCCTCAGATTAATTCTGATTTGGATTATATAAACGACTTACATCAGATGGTAATGACAGCAACTGCTGACACATCCAAAGAAAGTAATGTACCACAGACTGACCAGAGCCTCGTCATGTATGAAGAAGATGGTACATATAGAGCAGACCCTGTCATCATCTATGATGAGACAGATGACTGTTTAATGGAATCCATGGAAGTGGTTCAGAAATCTGTCTCTCCTGTGTCTTTGGCTGCTTTGTTCAACACCCAAAAACGACATTGGAATACGCCGGTTCTGCTTCCCGTGCCCGTGTACAGTCCTCAGGACAATAGGCCAGCCAGGATCCACGAATTAAAGAATTTCAATGAGAACAAACATACTGAGCCCAAGGCAACTGATACAAAAATCAAAGAAACTTCAATCTGTTCAGCATTTACTAAGAAAATGACAGCCCCTCAGTCTGATGTGAGATCAACCTTGGAAAGCAAGGACAAATCTGAACCAGTTGTTCCAACATCTCAGCAAGAAAACCAGTCTAATGTTGTCTTGAAGTCATTACAGGCTTTTGTAACTCAGAGTCCAGACAGGATGCGAATGAGTTGTGCTACTTTTGGGGATGCGCAGTCAGCACATTACCAGGTCAAAGCTGATTCAGAAGCTCTTGAAATGATGCTCAGTTCTAATGAATCCCACATTCCAAGATTAGAAGATCTTGATAATGAAATCAGGAGAAGTCCATCGAAGACTTGCCACCCAAGAGTCCTACCACGAGAATCCTCCTGTCAAAAAACATCCAGATTGGAAGGCTCTCTTTTGAAGGCATTTCCAATAGACATTGAGCCCCAAGTTAACGTGACTGAGGAGCCTCAGGCCAAGTTGATACCAGTTCAAAGAGAGATGAGAAGTTTTTTCAAAGAGGCAAAGCTTACAGAAACTACACCCTGCACAATCAACCGCTCCTGTCTTCTTCCTTCAGACTCTGTTAACAATGGGACTTGTGTTTGTGGTATGAATTGTTCCAACCCTGCTCTTTCAGTACAATCTATAAAACCCCCAGAGAAGATGGCCAGATCTTATGGTCCTCAGGACCTTCAACATGACCTCGGGTCACATGGATGGGGTTATATTCCCGCTGGTCATCAAGAGCAAGCTGTTGCAGCAGAGAGTGATTTAGTATGTGGACCACACAATATCCTCAGAGAGTTTGTTGAAAGTCAGAGTAACCGTTTCATCGAACAGAATGTTCCCAGGTTCTGTTCTTCAGCTGCACAAAATAAAGGAGTAACCTGCAGCCAAGACACATCAAATAAAGCATTGTCTCTACTTCACCACAGCTCAAACA GCGTGACGTTTAGTACCTCAGAGCAGAAGAAAACCAGCCTGTCGGTGCCTGTTCTTCAGCAGTTTGAG ACAGACAGTGACAGAAACTTTGAGACAAGCTTGGGCTTCAGAAGAAACACAGGCAGCTCTGTGTCTAACATCAGCGTTTCCTCTGGGATGGCCTCCATGTCATCAGTAGGTCCAAATGAAGACAGTACTTGgactggctccagg GACAGTGGGAGCATCAGCAGCATTTACCCTGCAGACTGTGGGGACCCTGAAGTCCAGGGAAGTATCCAGTTTGCTATGAACTacatccagaaacatgcagagTTTCACATCTTTGTGGTGAACTGCAGGAATCTGCTTTTGGCCGACACCAAGAAAAATCATTCTGACCC GTATGTGAAATGTTACCTTCTCCCTGACAAAACAAagttgggaaagagaaaaaccactgtaaaaaagaaaactgtaaaTCCCACCTACAATGAAATAATCAGA TTTAAAATAATGATGGAAGACCTAAAAATTCAGACTTTGAATATGTCTGTGTGGCATAATGACCCTTTTCGACGGAACTGTTTCCTGGGTGAAGTGGACGTGGACATGTCTGAGTGGGACTTCAGCAACACACTAATTAACGAATATGCATTAAAAGCGAGG GTTTCAGGACAAACCCCATCTTCCACACGTCTGACTGACAGCAGAGGACAAATGAGCCTCGCCCTCAGATTCCTGTTACAGACATCCCATA ATAAGTCTCACAGGGAGACCGGTGAGGTGCAGATTTGGATCAAAGACTGTAAGAATCTTCCTCCGGTTAGGGGAGTTCTTATCGACCCGTTTGTGAAATG CATCATACTCCCTGACAAAAGCAGAAAGAATCGACAGAAGACACGAGTGGTGAAGAGGACGGCCAACCCCATGTTCAACCACACCATGGTGTACGACGGCTTCCGCCCAGAGGACTTAAGGGAGGCCTGTGTGGAGATCACGGTGTGGGACCACGACCGGGTGAACCACCACTACATCGGGGGGCTGAGGATCGGACCAGGAACCG
- the sytl2a gene encoding synaptotagmin-like protein 2 isoform X2, whose protein sequence is MIDLSFLTEEEQESILVVLNRDAELKNTEEQRVRNLQQTVSDRDRLRYMTGEWFYETKQLRHQDRIHGSDIIRASMKHTHKPQGIVELSQIGPEKSGFISSEAHGVFVPAVLCGVLQKNQVNTEMYQKQNLYEMPQDMCTPHLLSPSKQRKNPFNIEISVTPTEDRTFLVGAADQSQTNSQGESYNIDVSEHWCLGILNPAVSALVSPEKDSGKPVHLETNPEEGCFLTASDWPAGHSLHQLPEQNTLIPVKASLDTKASTDGSSKGSYHTVSRKPEQRLVDISTRQKDKPIEQSPEGIKQKETQNCLDLSQEDAATNEHKPASVNQELMMFEMMLIRKLQLQRLQNITFKEAMTPVDADTQEETDGRGVPETLSSRRAILETDNSGPKILFTLEGTSTKCVNETGFESSYDPQINSDLDYINDLHQMVMTATADTSKESNVPQTDQSLVMYEEDGTYRADPVIIYDETDDCLMESMEVVQKSVSPVSLAALFNTQKRHWNTPVLLPVPVYSPQDNRPARIHELKNFNENKHTEPKATDTKIKETSICSAFTKKMTAPQSDVRSTLESKDKSEPVVPTSQQENQSNVVLKSLQAFVTQSPDRMRMSCATFGDAQSAHYQVKADSEALEMMLSSNESHIPRLEDLDNEIRRSPSKTCHPRVLPRESSCQKTSRLEGSLLKAFPIDIEPQVNVTEEPQAKLIPVQREMRSFFKEAKLTETTPCTINRSCLLPSDSVNNGTCVCGMNCSNPALSVQSIKPPEKMARSYGPQDLQHDLGSHGWGYIPAGHQEQAVAAESDLVCGPHNILREFVESQSNRFIEQNVPRFCSSAAQNKGVTCSQDTSNKALSLLHHSSNSVTFSTSEQKKTSLSVPVLQQFETDSDRNFETSLGFRRNTGSSVSNISVSSGMASMSSDSGSISSIYPADCGDPEVQGSIQFAMNYIQKHAEFHIFVVNCRNLLLADTKKNHSDPYVKCYLLPDKTKLGKRKTTVKKKTVNPTYNEIIRFKIMMEDLKIQTLNMSVWHNDPFRRNCFLGEVDVDMSEWDFSNTLINEYALKARVSGQTPSSTRLTDSRGQMSLALRFLLQTSHNKSHRETGEVQIWIKDCKNLPPVRGVLIDPFVKCIILPDKSRKNRQKTRVVKRTANPMFNHTMVYDGFRPEDLREACVEITVWDHDRVNHHYIGGLRIGPGTGRSYGMDVLWMDSTTDEANLWQKMFQCAGEWVEGVLPLRMLLMAKFMTD, encoded by the exons ATGATCGACTTGAGTTTCCTGacagaagaggagcaggagagcatCCTGGTGGTTCTGAACAGAGACGCTGAGCTAAAGAACACTGAAGAGCAGCGTGTCCG GAATCTACAACAAACTGTCAGTGACAGAGACCGGCTGAGGTACATGACTGGAGAATGGTTCTATGAGACCAAGCAGCTTCGCCATCAGGATCGTATCCACGGTTCTGACATCATCAGGGcctccatgaaacacacacacaaacctcagggTATTG TGGAACTCTCTCAGATAGGGCCTGAGAAATCTGGTTTTATCAGCAGTGAAGCTCATGGAGTGTTTGTTCCAGCTGTCCTCTGTGGAGTCCTTCAGAAGAACCAAGTCAACACTGAAAT GTATCAAAAGCAGAACCTTTATGAAATGCCACAAGATATGTGTACACCACATTTACTGTCACCTTCAAAG caaaggaAAAACCCATTCAACATTGAGATCAGTGTGACTCCTACAGAGGACAGAACATTTCTGGTTGGAGCAGCGGATCAAAGCCAGACAAACAGCCAGGGAGAGTCTTACAACATTG ATGTCTCTGAGCACTGGTGTTTAGGAATCTTAAACCCTGCGGTGTCTGCACTTGTCTCTCCCGAGAAGGACTCAGGTAAGCCTGTTCACTTAGAGACAAATCCTGAAGAAGGCTGTTTTTTGACAGCCTCAGATTGGCCAGCTGGACACAGTCTTCATCAGCTGCCGGAACAAAACACTCTCATTCCTGTTAAAGCCAGTTTAGACACCAAGGCATCAACTGATGGCAGCTCAAAGGGTTCATATCATACTGTTTCACGAAAACCCGAACAAAGACTGGTTGACATTTCAACTAGACAGAAGGATAAACCCATAGAACAGAGTCCAGAGGGAATTAagcagaaagaaacacaaaactgCCTGGATCTCTCCCAAGAAGATGCAGCTACAAATGAGCACAAACCTGCAAGTGTCAATCAAGAACTTATGATGTTTGAGATGATGCTGATAAGAAAATTACAACTTCAAAGATTGCAAAACATAACTTTTAAAGAAGCAATGACCCCAGTTGATGCAGACACACAAGAGGAAACAGATGGAAGGGGTGTTCCAGAGACATTGTCCAGTAGGAGAGCTATCTTAGAGACAGACAACAGTGGTCCCAAAATATTATTTACCTTGGAAGGGACAAGCACCAAATGCGTCAATGAGACAGGATTTGAATCCTCATATGACCCTCAGATTAATTCTGATTTGGATTATATAAACGACTTACATCAGATGGTAATGACAGCAACTGCTGACACATCCAAAGAAAGTAATGTACCACAGACTGACCAGAGCCTCGTCATGTATGAAGAAGATGGTACATATAGAGCAGACCCTGTCATCATCTATGATGAGACAGATGACTGTTTAATGGAATCCATGGAAGTGGTTCAGAAATCTGTCTCTCCTGTGTCTTTGGCTGCTTTGTTCAACACCCAAAAACGACATTGGAATACGCCGGTTCTGCTTCCCGTGCCCGTGTACAGTCCTCAGGACAATAGGCCAGCCAGGATCCACGAATTAAAGAATTTCAATGAGAACAAACATACTGAGCCCAAGGCAACTGATACAAAAATCAAAGAAACTTCAATCTGTTCAGCATTTACTAAGAAAATGACAGCCCCTCAGTCTGATGTGAGATCAACCTTGGAAAGCAAGGACAAATCTGAACCAGTTGTTCCAACATCTCAGCAAGAAAACCAGTCTAATGTTGTCTTGAAGTCATTACAGGCTTTTGTAACTCAGAGTCCAGACAGGATGCGAATGAGTTGTGCTACTTTTGGGGATGCGCAGTCAGCACATTACCAGGTCAAAGCTGATTCAGAAGCTCTTGAAATGATGCTCAGTTCTAATGAATCCCACATTCCAAGATTAGAAGATCTTGATAATGAAATCAGGAGAAGTCCATCGAAGACTTGCCACCCAAGAGTCCTACCACGAGAATCCTCCTGTCAAAAAACATCCAGATTGGAAGGCTCTCTTTTGAAGGCATTTCCAATAGACATTGAGCCCCAAGTTAACGTGACTGAGGAGCCTCAGGCCAAGTTGATACCAGTTCAAAGAGAGATGAGAAGTTTTTTCAAAGAGGCAAAGCTTACAGAAACTACACCCTGCACAATCAACCGCTCCTGTCTTCTTCCTTCAGACTCTGTTAACAATGGGACTTGTGTTTGTGGTATGAATTGTTCCAACCCTGCTCTTTCAGTACAATCTATAAAACCCCCAGAGAAGATGGCCAGATCTTATGGTCCTCAGGACCTTCAACATGACCTCGGGTCACATGGATGGGGTTATATTCCCGCTGGTCATCAAGAGCAAGCTGTTGCAGCAGAGAGTGATTTAGTATGTGGACCACACAATATCCTCAGAGAGTTTGTTGAAAGTCAGAGTAACCGTTTCATCGAACAGAATGTTCCCAGGTTCTGTTCTTCAGCTGCACAAAATAAAGGAGTAACCTGCAGCCAAGACACATCAAATAAAGCATTGTCTCTACTTCACCACAGCTCAAACA GCGTGACGTTTAGTACCTCAGAGCAGAAGAAAACCAGCCTGTCGGTGCCTGTTCTTCAGCAGTTTGAG ACAGACAGTGACAGAAACTTTGAGACAAGCTTGGGCTTCAGAAGAAACACAGGCAGCTCTGTGTCTAACATCAGCGTTTCCTCTGGGATGGCCTCCATGTCATCA GACAGTGGGAGCATCAGCAGCATTTACCCTGCAGACTGTGGGGACCCTGAAGTCCAGGGAAGTATCCAGTTTGCTATGAACTacatccagaaacatgcagagTTTCACATCTTTGTGGTGAACTGCAGGAATCTGCTTTTGGCCGACACCAAGAAAAATCATTCTGACCC GTATGTGAAATGTTACCTTCTCCCTGACAAAACAAagttgggaaagagaaaaaccactgtaaaaaagaaaactgtaaaTCCCACCTACAATGAAATAATCAGA TTTAAAATAATGATGGAAGACCTAAAAATTCAGACTTTGAATATGTCTGTGTGGCATAATGACCCTTTTCGACGGAACTGTTTCCTGGGTGAAGTGGACGTGGACATGTCTGAGTGGGACTTCAGCAACACACTAATTAACGAATATGCATTAAAAGCGAGG GTTTCAGGACAAACCCCATCTTCCACACGTCTGACTGACAGCAGAGGACAAATGAGCCTCGCCCTCAGATTCCTGTTACAGACATCCCATA ATAAGTCTCACAGGGAGACCGGTGAGGTGCAGATTTGGATCAAAGACTGTAAGAATCTTCCTCCGGTTAGGGGAGTTCTTATCGACCCGTTTGTGAAATG CATCATACTCCCTGACAAAAGCAGAAAGAATCGACAGAAGACACGAGTGGTGAAGAGGACGGCCAACCCCATGTTCAACCACACCATGGTGTACGACGGCTTCCGCCCAGAGGACTTAAGGGAGGCCTGTGTGGAGATCACGGTGTGGGACCACGACCGGGTGAACCACCACTACATCGGGGGGCTGAGGATCGGACCAGGAACCG
- the sytl2a gene encoding uncharacterized protein sytl2a isoform X3, whose translation MIDLSFLTEEEQESILVVLNRDAELKNTEEQRVRNLQQTVSDRDRLRYMTGEWFYETKQLRHQDRIHGSDIIRASMKHTHKPQGIVELSQIGPEKSGFISSEAHGVFVPAVLCGVLQKNQVNTEMYQKQNLYEMPQDMCTPHLLSPSKQRKNPFNIEISVTPTEDRTFLVGAADQSQTNSQGESYNIDVSEHWCLGILNPAVSALVSPEKDSGKPVHLETNPEEGCFLTASDWPAGHSLHQLPEQNTLIPVKASLDTKASTDGSSKGSYHTVSRKPEQRLVDISTRQKDKPIEQSPEGIKQKETQNCLDLSQEDAATNEHKPASVNQELMMFEMMLIRKLQLQRLQNITFKEAMTPVDADTQEETDGRGVPETLSSRRAILETDNSGPKILFTLEGTSTKCVNETGFESSYDPQINSDLDYINDLHQMVMTATADTSKESNVPQTDQSLVMYEEDGTYRADPVIIYDETDDCLMESMEVVQKSVSPVSLAALFNTQKRHWNTPVLLPVPVYSPQDNRPARIHELKNFNENKHTEPKATDTKIKETSICSAFTKKMTAPQSDVRSTLESKDKSEPVVPTSQQENQSNVVLKSLQAFVTQSPDRMRMSCATFGDAQSAHYQVKADSEALEMMLSSNESHIPRLEDLDNEIRRSPSKTCHPRVLPRESSCQKTSRLEGSLLKAFPIDIEPQVNVTEEPQAKLIPVQREMRSFFKEAKLTETTPCTINRSCLLPSDSVNNGTCVCGMNCSNPALSVQSIKPPEKMARSYGPQDLQHDLGSHGWGYIPAGHQEQAVAAESDLVCGPHNILREFVESQSNRFIEQNVPRFCSSAAQNKGVTCSQDTSNKALSLLHHSSNSVTFSTSEQKKTSLSVPVLQQFETDSDRNFETSLGFRRNTGSSVSNISVSSGMASMSSVGPNEDSTWTGSRVGPRLGRTG comes from the exons ATGATCGACTTGAGTTTCCTGacagaagaggagcaggagagcatCCTGGTGGTTCTGAACAGAGACGCTGAGCTAAAGAACACTGAAGAGCAGCGTGTCCG GAATCTACAACAAACTGTCAGTGACAGAGACCGGCTGAGGTACATGACTGGAGAATGGTTCTATGAGACCAAGCAGCTTCGCCATCAGGATCGTATCCACGGTTCTGACATCATCAGGGcctccatgaaacacacacacaaacctcagggTATTG TGGAACTCTCTCAGATAGGGCCTGAGAAATCTGGTTTTATCAGCAGTGAAGCTCATGGAGTGTTTGTTCCAGCTGTCCTCTGTGGAGTCCTTCAGAAGAACCAAGTCAACACTGAAAT GTATCAAAAGCAGAACCTTTATGAAATGCCACAAGATATGTGTACACCACATTTACTGTCACCTTCAAAG caaaggaAAAACCCATTCAACATTGAGATCAGTGTGACTCCTACAGAGGACAGAACATTTCTGGTTGGAGCAGCGGATCAAAGCCAGACAAACAGCCAGGGAGAGTCTTACAACATTG ATGTCTCTGAGCACTGGTGTTTAGGAATCTTAAACCCTGCGGTGTCTGCACTTGTCTCTCCCGAGAAGGACTCAGGTAAGCCTGTTCACTTAGAGACAAATCCTGAAGAAGGCTGTTTTTTGACAGCCTCAGATTGGCCAGCTGGACACAGTCTTCATCAGCTGCCGGAACAAAACACTCTCATTCCTGTTAAAGCCAGTTTAGACACCAAGGCATCAACTGATGGCAGCTCAAAGGGTTCATATCATACTGTTTCACGAAAACCCGAACAAAGACTGGTTGACATTTCAACTAGACAGAAGGATAAACCCATAGAACAGAGTCCAGAGGGAATTAagcagaaagaaacacaaaactgCCTGGATCTCTCCCAAGAAGATGCAGCTACAAATGAGCACAAACCTGCAAGTGTCAATCAAGAACTTATGATGTTTGAGATGATGCTGATAAGAAAATTACAACTTCAAAGATTGCAAAACATAACTTTTAAAGAAGCAATGACCCCAGTTGATGCAGACACACAAGAGGAAACAGATGGAAGGGGTGTTCCAGAGACATTGTCCAGTAGGAGAGCTATCTTAGAGACAGACAACAGTGGTCCCAAAATATTATTTACCTTGGAAGGGACAAGCACCAAATGCGTCAATGAGACAGGATTTGAATCCTCATATGACCCTCAGATTAATTCTGATTTGGATTATATAAACGACTTACATCAGATGGTAATGACAGCAACTGCTGACACATCCAAAGAAAGTAATGTACCACAGACTGACCAGAGCCTCGTCATGTATGAAGAAGATGGTACATATAGAGCAGACCCTGTCATCATCTATGATGAGACAGATGACTGTTTAATGGAATCCATGGAAGTGGTTCAGAAATCTGTCTCTCCTGTGTCTTTGGCTGCTTTGTTCAACACCCAAAAACGACATTGGAATACGCCGGTTCTGCTTCCCGTGCCCGTGTACAGTCCTCAGGACAATAGGCCAGCCAGGATCCACGAATTAAAGAATTTCAATGAGAACAAACATACTGAGCCCAAGGCAACTGATACAAAAATCAAAGAAACTTCAATCTGTTCAGCATTTACTAAGAAAATGACAGCCCCTCAGTCTGATGTGAGATCAACCTTGGAAAGCAAGGACAAATCTGAACCAGTTGTTCCAACATCTCAGCAAGAAAACCAGTCTAATGTTGTCTTGAAGTCATTACAGGCTTTTGTAACTCAGAGTCCAGACAGGATGCGAATGAGTTGTGCTACTTTTGGGGATGCGCAGTCAGCACATTACCAGGTCAAAGCTGATTCAGAAGCTCTTGAAATGATGCTCAGTTCTAATGAATCCCACATTCCAAGATTAGAAGATCTTGATAATGAAATCAGGAGAAGTCCATCGAAGACTTGCCACCCAAGAGTCCTACCACGAGAATCCTCCTGTCAAAAAACATCCAGATTGGAAGGCTCTCTTTTGAAGGCATTTCCAATAGACATTGAGCCCCAAGTTAACGTGACTGAGGAGCCTCAGGCCAAGTTGATACCAGTTCAAAGAGAGATGAGAAGTTTTTTCAAAGAGGCAAAGCTTACAGAAACTACACCCTGCACAATCAACCGCTCCTGTCTTCTTCCTTCAGACTCTGTTAACAATGGGACTTGTGTTTGTGGTATGAATTGTTCCAACCCTGCTCTTTCAGTACAATCTATAAAACCCCCAGAGAAGATGGCCAGATCTTATGGTCCTCAGGACCTTCAACATGACCTCGGGTCACATGGATGGGGTTATATTCCCGCTGGTCATCAAGAGCAAGCTGTTGCAGCAGAGAGTGATTTAGTATGTGGACCACACAATATCCTCAGAGAGTTTGTTGAAAGTCAGAGTAACCGTTTCATCGAACAGAATGTTCCCAGGTTCTGTTCTTCAGCTGCACAAAATAAAGGAGTAACCTGCAGCCAAGACACATCAAATAAAGCATTGTCTCTACTTCACCACAGCTCAAACA GCGTGACGTTTAGTACCTCAGAGCAGAAGAAAACCAGCCTGTCGGTGCCTGTTCTTCAGCAGTTTGAG ACAGACAGTGACAGAAACTTTGAGACAAGCTTGGGCTTCAGAAGAAACACAGGCAGCTCTGTGTCTAACATCAGCGTTTCCTCTGGGATGGCCTCCATGTCATCAGTAGGTCCAAATGAAGACAGTACTTGgactggctccagggtggggccccggttgggCCGTACCGGGTGA